In Paenibacillus sonchi, the genomic stretch ATCGCTGGAAAAACAGGGCTTAATTCATATGAAAGACCCTGTACAGAAGTACCTGCCCTGGTTCCAGGTTTCCTATGCCGGAGAAGATGGCTCGGGTACAAGCCGTGTGGCCGGGATTACCCTGGAACAGCTTCTTCATCATACCAGCGGCCTTTCATTTGATACGATTAGCGATATTCCCGTTGGCGGGGATGAACAAGCGCTGGAGCGTACGGTCAAGGCGGTGGTTGGGGAGAGGTTGGATTTTTACCCCGGGGAAAGGTTTCAGTATGCTTCCATCAATTATGACATCCTGGGGCTTGTGATCGAAAAAGTAACAGGAGAGTCATTTGAGGTTTACCTGAAAAATAACGTATTGAACCCCCTGGGTTTGAAAAATACCTACCTTTTCCGTACAGAAGCAGAGCAGCACGAAATGGCGAGGGGGTATAAGCTCGGATTCTTAAAGGCCAGGGAATATCAGGCTCCTGTGTATCGTGGAAATACACCCGCCGGTTATGTCATTTCGAATGGCAACGATATGGCAGCGTGGCTGAAAATCCAGATGGGAGGGCAGGCGGAAGCTGCGATGGATGCCGATTTGATCGGCCGCTCCCATCAGCCGGACCGGTCCGTCTTCCCCGGTCTGGACGGTTCTTCCTACGCGGCAGGCTGGTTTGTCTATCAGAAAGGGAGCGGAGAGCTTTCCCATGGAGGCAGCAATCCGAATTATTCCTCTTCCGTAGTGTTCCGCCCGGAGGAGAAGATCGGGGTCGCCGTACTAGCGAACATCAATTCCTCCTATACCCAGGCGATGGGCCAGGGAATTATGGAAATTCTGCACAACCAAAAGCTGCCTGAAAACGTATCCGATCAATACCGCAGTGTGGATAAAATCTCTACTGTCATTCTCTGCATTGCGGTCCCATTGATCCTGTTAACGGGCTGGTTTTTCATTATGACCATCAAAGAAATCATCACCAAGGAAAGAAGGCTCCGCCGGAAAACCGCCAAAAACATTTATGGGCTGGCCGTAATGCTGGGATTTTTGGGGCTGGTCAGTTATTGCTTTTATAACATTCCCTCTGTTTTATTTAGCGGGCTTTCATGGGAGCTTGTTGAAGTATGGGCCCCGTCAAGCTTTATGATCGCGGTCCCGGGTTTATTCATCGGGGTCTTTTTCTTTTCCGTCTACTACTTCACCACATCACTGTTCCCCAAAGCGCGGGACCGCACATTGTTTCCTATCATCTTGCTTAGCACGATAAGCGGCTTCGGAAATGCAATTATTATCTTTATCATTAATGAAGCGCTGAATCATACCAACCGTTTTCAGATGGGGTTATTTTCTTTTTTTGTAATGGGGATCGCTGTCTACGTTTTTGGCCAAAGGCTGGTCAGAACGAAGCTGATTACCCTGACCAATGAAATGGTCTTTCAAAAAAGAACGGATCTGATCGACAAGATTCTGCGTTCTTCGTATCAAAATATTGAAACCATCGAAAACGAACGGATCTATTCGGTATTAAATAATGATACGGAAACGATCAGCGGTGTTACCAATATTCTCATTTTTGGCGTAACCAGCCTTGTCACTTTGCTTTGCTGCTTCGTCTATTTAGGCACGATTAATCTGCTCGGCTTGCTGATCTCGATTGCGGTTATTTTGTTCGCGGCCGGCCTGTATTTTTTGGCGGGAAGACATGCCAATCAGGTCTGGGGAGAAACCAGGGATATTCAAAATACCTTTTTCAAGTTCATCAATCACATGGTCAGCGGCTTCAAGGAGCTTAGCCTTCATAAAGGCAAAAAAGAAGAGTTCCAGCAAGAGCTTAAGCAAAGCTGTGATACCTACCGGATCAAACGGATTCAGGGGGACTTAAGCTTCGCCAATGTATTTGTGATGGGAGAGCTGCTGTTTACCTTGGTCATCGGGGTTGTAGCCTTTATTTTTCCGCTGCTCTTTAAGGACATTTCCAACAGCTCGCTCAGAGCCTATATCTTTGTCTTTCTGTATATGACAGGGCCGGTCCACGGCGTACTGGATGCCATCCCGAATTTCATCCGGGTCCGCATCAGCTGGAACAGGCTGAACGAGCTGTCCAGGCAGCTGGATATAGCTGAGGAAATGCAAGAAGGCCCGTCTGACAATGAATGGTCTGAAGATGCCCCGATCCATTTGGAGGCAAAGGATATAACTTACCATTACCAATCCCAGGAAGGCGAACAGTTTGCGGTGGGGCCGCTGAATCTGAGCGTCCGTTCCGGACAGGTTACTTTTGTTACAGGCGGGAACGGGAGCGGGAAGTCAACCCTGGGCAAATTAATAACAGGCTTATATAAGCCCGATCAGGGAGAAATTCTATTGAATGGCCGGCGGGCAGCGCCGGAAGAATTGAGCCAGAGCTTTTCCGCTATATTCAGTGATTTCCACCTGTTTGAGCGGCTGTACGGAATGGAAACCGGAGACAAAAGTCAGGAGATTCAGGAGTATTTACAAAAGCTGGATATTGAGCACAAGGTCCAAATTCAGCAGGGGGCTTTTAGCACCGTAAATCTCTCAACCGGACAGCGGAAGCGGTTAGCGCTCCTGATCAGCTGCCTGGAAGATCGCCCGATCTATCTTTTTGATGAATGGGCTGCTGATCAGGACCCGGAATTCCGGGATTATTTCTATCATGTACTCATACCGGAGCTGAAGCAAAAAGGGAAATGCATCATTGCGATTACGCATGACGATAGATATTTTCATATGGCTGACCAATTGCTGAAAATGGAAGTGGGGCTGCTCGTCAATCAACTGGAGGAACAACATGCGTGACAGGTCATACCTGGAGTCCTACCATCCGCAAATGAAGGGAGGCAGAAGGAGTTTGGCGGAGCGCATCCGTTATGTACACTAGCTCTCTACTATTATGAAAAGGTGGCAGTCGCATATGCATACATTTGAAACGATTGGGATTATTGGTGCAGGGGTAATGGGTTCCGATTTGGCCTTGGATCTGGCAAGCCAGGGGTACCGGGTCATTCTGAAAGATATCCATGAAGAGGCACTGGAAAAGGCTAAGGCGAAAATCAGGGAAGACTTCAAGCTGGTAAAGCTGATGAAAAAAGAGCTGCCGGTAAAAGAAATTGAACAAGTGCTTTCCAACATCATGTTCACCACTACATATCAAAGCTTCCATGCCGTTCCCTTTGTGATTGAAAATATCACGGAAAACTGGGAAGCCAAGCAAAAGGTGTATCTGGAACTCCAAGAGCATTGTCAGGAAGATACCATTTATGGTGTCAACACGAGCTGCATTTCCATCACGAAGGTAGGCGCAATCCTCCCCAGACCGGAGAATGCAATCGGCATGCATTTTATGAATCCGGTTCCGCTCAAGCAGATGGTGGAGATCATTAAAGGCTACTATACATCTGAGGATACGATCCGGAAGATCAAAGACTTTTTGAAAGCGATTGACAAAAAGCCTGTTCTGGTTAACGACTCACCGGGTTTTGTGACCAACCGCGTCCTGATGCCGATGATTAACGAATGTATTTGGGCCGTTCATGACGGGGTCGCCGCAGCGCAGGATGTGGATAAAATTTTCCGCTTAGGCTTCAGCCATAAAATGGGCCCGCTCGCAACTGCCGATTTGATCGGGCTGGATACGATTTTGAATTCCATCCTGGTTTTGTATGAGAGCTATAACGATCCGAAATACCGCCCGTGTCCGCTGCTGGTCAAAATGGTAGACGCAGGGCTGCTGGGGAAAAAGAGCGGCAAAGGATTTTTTGATTACACGTCTGTTCTGGCCCATAGCCATGCGTAAGCTGATATACAAAATTTAATGTGAAGGAACCTAAGCGATGGAGATAAAAAACGGAATTAAATGCGTCGTGTGGGATTTGGACAATACCCTCTGGGATGGCGTTCTGTCCGAGGGGGATGAGGTCACGTTAAAACCGCAGATCAAGGAGATTCTGGAGGAACTGGATCACCGGGGAATTCTGCTGTCCGTTGCGAGCAAAAACAATATCGATGATGCGATGAACAAACTGAAGGAGTTTGAAATCGACCACTATTTTCTGTATCCCCAAATCCATTGGGAGCCAAAATCAAAGTCACTGGATGCGATCCGCCAGTCGATCAACATCGGGATGGACACGCTATTGTTTATCGATGACCGGCCGTTTGAGCTGGATGAGGTAAAAAGTGTTCATGCAACCATCAATTGCGTTCATGCCGATCACTACCAGGAGCTGCTTGACCATCCTTCGCTGATCCCCGCCTTTATTACAGAGGATTCGGTCAAAAGAAGGCTAATGTATCTGGAGGATATGAAACGTAAACAGGAAGAAGAAGCGTTCTCGGGAACCAGCGAGGAGTTCCTGAAATCGCTGGGCATGAAATTCATCATCAGTGAGGCTGAGGAGGAGGATTTGAAGCGTGCGGAAGAATTAACCGTCCGCACCAATCAGCTGAATTCGACGGGCCGGATCTACAGCTACGACGAGCTGAATCACTTCCGGGTATCCCCCGGCCATAAGCTGTTTGTCTGTGAGCTAACCGATAAATACGGGTCTTACGGCAAAATTGGCATTGCTTTGGCCGAGCTGACGGATACCCATTGGCATATCAAGCTGCTGATTATGTCATGCCGGGTGATTTCGCACGGGGTTGGTACGGTTCTGCTGACACATATCATGCAGCAAGCCAAACAAGCCAATAAAAGGCTGCTGGCTGATTTTAAGAATACGGAACGCAATAAAATGATGTACGTCTCCTACAGGTTCTCCAATTTCAAAGAGATAGCCAAAGCGGAGGACGGTTTTGTGATTCTGGAAAATGATTTAACAACGATTCAGAAATTTCCTCCGTATATCGAGCTGCTTGTCCAGTAAGGTTATCCGGGAAAAAATAAAACTAAAGGAGTTTTTACAATGAGCATGCACGAGCAAATCCGCAATTTTATTCAGGATAATCTGGTAGTGTTTGATGATGAGGTTGAATTCAGCAACGAAGACAATATTTTCGAGCTTGGCTTCGTGAATTCATTGTTTGCCATGAAATTGGTAACGTATATTGAGAGTGAATTCAATACGACCATTGAGAGTGATGAAATGGATATCAACAATTTCAATACGATAGATAACATCGTAAGCTTTATCAATTCGAAAACGGTCTATCAATAAGGGCACTGTATGATTTATACGACAAAAAACACTGGGGCCGTTTTTAATTGGGACGAATATTTCATGAAGCTGAAGAACGGGGAAGCTCCGGCGTTTGACGTGGATGCGTATTTTCACAATGTCAGGGATTTGCTGAGTGAGAACGCTCATCTGCTGGCACTGGTCTTGGGGGACGTATTGCGCAAGCTGTTAAAGGGCATTCAGGTACAACCGCAGCCAAGAATACTGGAGCTGGGGGCGGGTACGGGATTTCTCACCCGTCTTTTACTGACCATGTACGGGGGAAGCGGAGTTTTGGTGGATAATTGCCGGACCTCATTTGATGCCTATAACCGGATAAAAGAAAAGAATGAGGACCGCATTACGTATCAGTTGGAAGACCTTTTTGCCTTAAAGGTGACAGAGCCGTTTGATATGGTTTGCAGCTTTGGGCTAATCGAACATTTTCAAGAGAAGCAGGAGATTCTGTCCATCCACAAGGAGCATTGCCGCCCGGGCGGTCATATGATTCTAATCGTGCCGATGGACAGCTTTTTGACACGGGCCTATTACGAGGTTCATCCCGAAATCAACCTGGGGTATAGAGAGCTGTTAACCAAGAAGACTGCATTGGAACAGATTCAGACAAGCGGGCTGCAGCCGGTCCGGGCTGAAGTCAGCCAGGGTTATGTCTATGATTTTTTGACGGTTTTGTGTAAGTGACAGATGTTAGGTCTTTTTCAGAACATACAATCTAATGATGGGATGAATGAAAAATGGCGATGACAAGGAATAACTCACAAAGCATTCTGGAAGAAGTAAAGCAGTTTGTCGAGGAAGACATCCGGCCCTTCGCGGCTGATTTCGAAGAACAGCAGGCTCTCCCCCGCGAGTTAATCCGGAAGATGGGGCGGAAAGGGTATCTGGGAGCAAGCTTCCCTGAAGAGTTCGGAGGGCTGGAGCTGGATCCGCTTGAATATGGCAGTCTGGTTGAAGAGATCGGCAAAGGAGCCTTGTCCGCCGCGATGCTGCTTACGGTAAGCACGGGTCTGGTTGGCGAGACGCTCATCCGTTGGGGCACGAAATACCAACAAGAGAAGTATGTCCTGCCCATTGCCAGGGGTGAAAAGATTGGTGCGTTTGCGTTGACCGAGCCGGGCGTGGGAAGCGGTGCAAAGGATGTTGAGAGCGCTTACGAAAAAGTTGGAGACAACTACCGGATCACCGGCCGGAAAAAATGGATCTCCTTCGGCGAAATCGCTGATTTTTTTATCGTCATTGCTGCCGAACAATCAAGCAAGGCCGTCAGTGCTTTTCTCGTTGACCGCAATCTGGAAGGCGTGAAGATAAAAAAAATGCAGGGGCTGCTGTCTTGCGCCGCCTCACAGCTTGCTGACATCGAGCTTACCGGTGTTGAGGTCGGGCCGGAAATGATGGTTGGCAAGGAAGGGATGGGTTTTGCCGGAATCGCCAATTTTGCCTTGGACTACGGGCGCTTCAACGTAGCATGGATGGGTGTAGGGTTGGCGCAGGAGGCCTTGGAAGTGATGGTTACTTACGCCAGAAAAAGAAGCCAGTCCGGGCAAAAAATCTTTCATCATCAGCTCATCAAGGGAATTATCGGAGATAATGTCACGAAGATTATGGCCGCGCGTTCGTTGTGCAAGGAGGCTGCACGGATGAGAATCGAAAATCACCCGGACACTGCAATTCACACGACAGCGGCCAAATATTTCTCGTCTACCGTTGCCAACAAGGCTGCCGCCGATGCCATTCAGGTTCTCGGAGCCAACGGATGCAGCAGACGGTTTCCGGTGGAACGTCTGTTCAGAGAGGCCAAAGTCCTTGAAATCATTGAAGGGACCTCACAGCTTCAGCAGCAGATAATCGCCTTGTATGGCGCAAATAAATATTATCAGCCAAAAAGGATTAAAGAAATATGAAAAAACTGGATGCAAATCAAGTGAGTGACATCATCTCTCTTAGTTCGATGCAGGAAGGGATGCTCTTTCATTATTTGAAGGAGCCCGGCAGCTCCCTTTATTTCGAACAGGTGAGTTTGCACATTGCATCCCGGGTTGATCTCTCCGCTTTTGAGGCGGCATGGCAGCACGTTGTCTCCAGCAATGAGATGCTCCGGGCGGTTTTTCGCTGGGAAGGCGTCAAAGAGCCCGTGCAGATTATTCTCAAAGAGCGGGCCCAATTTCTGCAGATCATCGATGTTTCGTCTCAGGGCATCGGTGAACGCAGTGTGTTTATTACAAAACTTATGGAGGATGACAGGAACAGTCCGTTTGATTTAACAGAGGGGGCTTTTCGCGTCTGCCTGTATCAATTCGCTGAAGCCGACTATCAAATGATTCTGAGCCATCATCATATTTTGTTTGACGGGTGGAGCACGGGGATTATCCTGAATGAATTCATGGAGACCTATCAGCTCTTCTTGAATCAGCAGCAGCCATCCGCAGCACTCAAGAAAAGATATAAGGAATTTATCGGGCTGACCAGAAACAAGGACAAAGCGGAGCAGGAAAGGTTCTGGACCGGGTATCTGCAGGAGGTTCATCCCGTGTGGCTGCAGGATATTCTTCCGGCCAGTCCATCCGGGCAGCAAGCGGAGGGGAAAAAGCAGCTTCGTCTGGAGCTGCCCCTTTTTCTCTATGAAGAGATCA encodes the following:
- a CDS encoding cyclic peptide export ABC transporter, with product MKKGIAGWLVLLLLTMVLPLHAWTEPAAPNSLSNEETASIEAWINKNMREGKIPGASVVIVKGEQTVYSKGFGDSDVAAKRPVTPETLFELGSTSKAFTALAVLSLEKQGLIHMKDPVQKYLPWFQVSYAGEDGSGTSRVAGITLEQLLHHTSGLSFDTISDIPVGGDEQALERTVKAVVGERLDFYPGERFQYASINYDILGLVIEKVTGESFEVYLKNNVLNPLGLKNTYLFRTEAEQHEMARGYKLGFLKAREYQAPVYRGNTPAGYVISNGNDMAAWLKIQMGGQAEAAMDADLIGRSHQPDRSVFPGLDGSSYAAGWFVYQKGSGELSHGGSNPNYSSSVVFRPEEKIGVAVLANINSSYTQAMGQGIMEILHNQKLPENVSDQYRSVDKISTVILCIAVPLILLTGWFFIMTIKEIITKERRLRRKTAKNIYGLAVMLGFLGLVSYCFYNIPSVLFSGLSWELVEVWAPSSFMIAVPGLFIGVFFFSVYYFTTSLFPKARDRTLFPIILLSTISGFGNAIIIFIINEALNHTNRFQMGLFSFFVMGIAVYVFGQRLVRTKLITLTNEMVFQKRTDLIDKILRSSYQNIETIENERIYSVLNNDTETISGVTNILIFGVTSLVTLLCCFVYLGTINLLGLLISIAVILFAAGLYFLAGRHANQVWGETRDIQNTFFKFINHMVSGFKELSLHKGKKEEFQQELKQSCDTYRIKRIQGDLSFANVFVMGELLFTLVIGVVAFIFPLLFKDISNSSLRAYIFVFLYMTGPVHGVLDAIPNFIRVRISWNRLNELSRQLDIAEEMQEGPSDNEWSEDAPIHLEAKDITYHYQSQEGEQFAVGPLNLSVRSGQVTFVTGGNGSGKSTLGKLITGLYKPDQGEILLNGRRAAPEELSQSFSAIFSDFHLFERLYGMETGDKSQEIQEYLQKLDIEHKVQIQQGAFSTVNLSTGQRKRLALLISCLEDRPIYLFDEWAADQDPEFRDYFYHVLIPELKQKGKCIIAITHDDRYFHMADQLLKMEVGLLVNQLEEQHA
- a CDS encoding 3-hydroxyacyl-CoA dehydrogenase family protein, which translates into the protein MHTFETIGIIGAGVMGSDLALDLASQGYRVILKDIHEEALEKAKAKIREDFKLVKLMKKELPVKEIEQVLSNIMFTTTYQSFHAVPFVIENITENWEAKQKVYLELQEHCQEDTIYGVNTSCISITKVGAILPRPENAIGMHFMNPVPLKQMVEIIKGYYTSEDTIRKIKDFLKAIDKKPVLVNDSPGFVTNRVLMPMINECIWAVHDGVAAAQDVDKIFRLGFSHKMGPLATADLIGLDTILNSILVLYESYNDPKYRPCPLLVKMVDAGLLGKKSGKGFFDYTSVLAHSHA
- a CDS encoding HAD-IIIC family phosphatase is translated as MKNGIKCVVWDLDNTLWDGVLSEGDEVTLKPQIKEILEELDHRGILLSVASKNNIDDAMNKLKEFEIDHYFLYPQIHWEPKSKSLDAIRQSINIGMDTLLFIDDRPFELDEVKSVHATINCVHADHYQELLDHPSLIPAFITEDSVKRRLMYLEDMKRKQEEEAFSGTSEEFLKSLGMKFIISEAEEEDLKRAEELTVRTNQLNSTGRIYSYDELNHFRVSPGHKLFVCELTDKYGSYGKIGIALAELTDTHWHIKLLIMSCRVISHGVGTVLLTHIMQQAKQANKRLLADFKNTERNKMMYVSYRFSNFKEIAKAEDGFVILENDLTTIQKFPPYIELLVQ
- a CDS encoding acyl carrier protein, with the protein product MSMHEQIRNFIQDNLVVFDDEVEFSNEDNIFELGFVNSLFAMKLVTYIESEFNTTIESDEMDINNFNTIDNIVSFINSKTVYQ
- a CDS encoding SAM-dependent methyltransferase, whose translation is MKLKNGEAPAFDVDAYFHNVRDLLSENAHLLALVLGDVLRKLLKGIQVQPQPRILELGAGTGFLTRLLLTMYGGSGVLVDNCRTSFDAYNRIKEKNEDRITYQLEDLFALKVTEPFDMVCSFGLIEHFQEKQEILSIHKEHCRPGGHMILIVPMDSFLTRAYYEVHPEINLGYRELLTKKTALEQIQTSGLQPVRAEVSQGYVYDFLTVLCK
- a CDS encoding acyl-CoA dehydrogenase family protein, whose protein sequence is MAMTRNNSQSILEEVKQFVEEDIRPFAADFEEQQALPRELIRKMGRKGYLGASFPEEFGGLELDPLEYGSLVEEIGKGALSAAMLLTVSTGLVGETLIRWGTKYQQEKYVLPIARGEKIGAFALTEPGVGSGAKDVESAYEKVGDNYRITGRKKWISFGEIADFFIVIAAEQSSKAVSAFLVDRNLEGVKIKKMQGLLSCAASQLADIELTGVEVGPEMMVGKEGMGFAGIANFALDYGRFNVAWMGVGLAQEALEVMVTYARKRSQSGQKIFHHQLIKGIIGDNVTKIMAARSLCKEAARMRIENHPDTAIHTTAAKYFSSTVANKAAADAIQVLGANGCSRRFPVERLFREAKVLEIIEGTSQLQQQIIALYGANKYYQPKRIKEI